One Fibrobacter sp. UWH4 DNA window includes the following coding sequences:
- the rplM gene encoding 50S ribosomal protein L13 translates to MKTITVNPKNVEHKWKLVDAADKPMGRVASEVAKLLMGKHKAIFSPNVDTGDFVVVINAEKVAVTGNKALQKQYFHHTGHIAGERWINFADLLAKHPTAPLEAAIWGMLPHSALGHKMIKKLKIYAGAEHPHAAQKPEVVEL, encoded by the coding sequence ATGAAGACCATTACGGTAAACCCGAAGAACGTCGAACACAAGTGGAAGCTTGTGGACGCCGCCGATAAGCCTATGGGTCGCGTTGCCTCTGAAGTTGCAAAGCTCCTGATGGGCAAGCACAAGGCTATCTTCTCCCCGAACGTCGACACTGGCGATTTCGTGGTTGTGATCAACGCTGAAAAAGTTGCTGTTACCGGCAACAAGGCTCTGCAGAAGCAGTACTTCCACCACACCGGTCACATTGCCGGTGAACGCTGGATCAACTTTGCCGACCTCTTGGCAAAGCACCCGACTGCACCGCTCGAAGCTGCCATCTGGGGCATGCTCCCGCACAGCGCTCTCGGTCACAAGATGATCAAGAAGCTCAAAATCTATGCCGGTGCCGAACATCCGCACGCCGCGCAGAAACCTGAAGTTGTAGAACTTTAA